One window of Cellulomonas shaoxiangyii genomic DNA carries:
- a CDS encoding inorganic diphosphatase: MEFDVTIEIPKGQRNKYEVDHATGRIRLDRMLFTSTRYPDDYGFIEGTLGEDGDPLDALVLLEEPTFPGCLIRCRALGMFRMRDEAGGDDKVLCVPTGDQRAAWRQDIDDVSDFHRLEIQHFFEVYKDLEPGKSVEGAHWVGRAEAEAEIERSRQRAIDTGYDTGH, from the coding sequence GTGGAGTTCGACGTCACGATCGAGATCCCCAAGGGGCAGCGCAACAAGTACGAGGTGGACCACGCGACCGGGCGCATCCGTCTGGACCGCATGCTCTTCACCTCGACGCGCTACCCCGACGACTACGGGTTCATCGAGGGGACCCTCGGCGAGGACGGCGACCCGCTCGACGCACTCGTGCTGCTGGAGGAGCCGACGTTCCCCGGCTGCCTGATCCGCTGCCGCGCGCTCGGCATGTTCCGCATGCGCGACGAGGCCGGCGGCGACGACAAGGTGCTGTGCGTGCCGACGGGCGACCAGCGCGCCGCGTGGCGCCAGGACATCGACGACGTGTCGGACTTCCACCGCCTCGAGATCCAGCACTTCTTCGAGGTCTACAAGGACCTCGAGCCCGGCAAGTCGGTCGAGGGCGCGCACTGGGTCGGCCGCGCCGAGGCCGAGGCCGAGATCGAGCGCTCCCGCCAGCGCGCGATCGACACCGGGTACGACACCGGCCACTGA
- a CDS encoding NlpC/P60 family protein, whose protein sequence is MHDEQQRATPRTDGSAGPPAAVPPTAATRAGTRSPHRAPAWVRHRRLLGVAPVALLTFGLVASPATLAGAAPGQDDVRDARAAVGQAQRSVAQMEVRLAELAASADAAQVAVQSAGEDYAQALADADAAKVRAQEAAARSEQAGAQAEDARQRLVAVARQLARSGGSVEALEAVLSADGFQDVARRSTALNRATGKADEVVQEFTAALLVAETMQTRSTRAAADAETAAAAAEDALVTAQDAQSTADASLTAGQAERDGLIDALAAARQTSAEVERARQDALDAERRARAEASAQADRTRPAAPAATAPAGGTAAPAPQNPAPANPAPANPAPANPGPARPAPANPAPANPAPANPAPANPAPANPAPANPAPANPAPAPAPAPAPAPAPAPAPSSPYGLGTGTSRGSAGAGASAVAWAQSKIGLPYVWGGTGPNGYDCSGLTSGAWRAAGVGINRTSKDQYKQVLKIPYDQLRPGDLVFWGSNKNDPTSIYHVAIYAGNGQIVEASKPGVPLRQVSMRWSGTMPFAGRP, encoded by the coding sequence GTGCATGACGAGCAGCAGCGGGCGACGCCCCGCACCGACGGCTCCGCGGGTCCCCCCGCGGCCGTCCCCCCGACCGCCGCGACGCGAGCCGGGACGAGGTCCCCGCACCGCGCGCCGGCGTGGGTGCGGCACCGCCGGCTGCTCGGGGTGGCACCCGTCGCGCTGCTGACGTTCGGCCTCGTCGCGTCCCCGGCGACCCTCGCCGGCGCCGCGCCCGGCCAGGACGACGTCCGCGACGCGCGCGCCGCCGTCGGGCAGGCGCAGCGCTCCGTCGCGCAGATGGAGGTGCGGCTCGCCGAGCTGGCCGCGTCCGCCGACGCCGCCCAGGTGGCCGTCCAGAGCGCCGGCGAGGACTACGCGCAGGCGCTCGCCGACGCTGACGCTGCGAAGGTCCGCGCGCAGGAGGCGGCGGCGCGCTCCGAGCAGGCGGGTGCCCAGGCCGAGGACGCCAGGCAGCGGCTCGTCGCGGTCGCGCGCCAGCTGGCGCGCTCCGGCGGGTCCGTCGAGGCGCTCGAGGCCGTGCTGTCGGCCGACGGCTTCCAGGACGTGGCCCGCCGGTCGACCGCGCTCAACCGCGCCACCGGCAAGGCCGACGAGGTCGTGCAGGAGTTCACCGCGGCCCTCCTCGTCGCGGAGACGATGCAGACGCGCTCCACGCGCGCCGCCGCGGACGCCGAGACGGCCGCCGCCGCCGCCGAGGACGCCCTCGTGACGGCGCAGGACGCGCAGTCCACCGCCGACGCGTCCCTCACGGCCGGCCAGGCGGAGCGCGACGGCCTCATCGACGCGCTCGCCGCCGCCCGCCAGACCAGCGCCGAGGTCGAGCGCGCCCGCCAGGACGCCCTCGACGCCGAGCGGCGCGCCCGGGCCGAGGCCTCCGCGCAGGCCGACCGCACGCGCCCGGCCGCGCCGGCCGCGACCGCGCCGGCCGGCGGCACGGCCGCGCCGGCGCCGCAGAACCCCGCGCCGGCCAACCCGGCGCCCGCGAACCCCGCTCCCGCGAACCCCGGGCCCGCCCGCCCCGCGCCCGCGAACCCCGCCCCGGCGAACCCCGCCCCCGCGAACCCGGCGCCGGCGAACCCGGCCCCCGCCAACCCGGCTCCCGCGAACCCGGCGCCGGCCAACCCGGCTCCCGCGCCGGCTCCCGCTCCCGCGCCGGCCCCGGCTCCCGCCCCGGCTCCGAGCTCGCCGTACGGCCTGGGCACCGGCACGTCGCGCGGCTCCGCCGGCGCCGGCGCGTCCGCGGTCGCGTGGGCGCAGAGCAAGATCGGCCTGCCGTACGTGTGGGGCGGTACGGGCCCGAACGGGTACGACTGCTCGGGCCTGACCTCGGGCGCGTGGCGCGCCGCGGGCGTCGGCATCAACCGCACCTCGAAGGACCAGTACAAGCAGGTCCTCAAGATCCCGTACGACCAGCTGCGCCCCGGTGACCTGGTCTTCTGGGGCAGCAACAAGAACGACCCGACCTCGATCTACCACGTCGCGATCTACGCCGGGAACGGCCAGATCGTCGAGGCGTCGAAGCCCGGCGTGCCGCTGCGCCAGGTGTCGATGCGCTGGTCGGGCACCATGCCGTTCGCCGGTCGCCCCTGA
- a CDS encoding bifunctional o-acetylhomoserine/o-acetylserine sulfhydrylase has product MSNESWSFETRQIHAGQTPDAATGARALPIYQTTSFVFDSPKQAADRFALAELGPIYTRIGNPTQEVVENRIADLEGGVGALLVASGQAAETLAILNVAEAGDHVVASPSLYGGTYNLLHYTLPKLGIETTFVADPHDPQAWRDAVRPNTKLFFAETIPNPKADVLDIEAVAGVAHEAGVPLVVDNTVATPYLVNPLQWGADVVVHSATKYLGGHGTAIGGVIVDGGTFDYAQHPDRFPNFNQPDPSYHGLVFARDLGVGGAFGANLSYVLKARVQLLRDLGPALSPFNAFLIAQGIETLSLRMERHVANAQKVAQWLEAREDVVRVHYAGLESSPWHANQLKYAPRGAGAVLAFELEGGSAAGQAFVSALELHSNVANIGDVRSLVIHPASTTHSQLTPAEQELSGVTPGLVRLAVGIEHVDDILADLDAGFRAAKSA; this is encoded by the coding sequence ATGAGCAACGAGAGCTGGAGCTTCGAGACCCGCCAGATCCACGCGGGCCAGACCCCCGACGCCGCCACCGGCGCGCGCGCCCTGCCGATCTACCAGACGACGTCGTTCGTCTTCGACTCGCCGAAGCAGGCGGCCGACCGGTTCGCGCTCGCCGAGCTCGGCCCGATCTACACGCGCATCGGCAACCCCACGCAGGAGGTCGTCGAGAACCGGATCGCGGACCTCGAGGGCGGCGTCGGCGCGCTCCTGGTCGCGTCCGGCCAGGCGGCGGAGACGCTCGCGATCCTCAACGTCGCCGAGGCCGGCGACCACGTCGTCGCGAGCCCGTCGCTCTACGGCGGCACGTACAACCTGCTGCACTACACGCTGCCCAAGCTCGGCATCGAGACGACGTTCGTCGCCGACCCCCACGACCCGCAGGCGTGGCGCGACGCGGTCCGCCCGAACACCAAGCTGTTCTTCGCCGAGACGATCCCGAACCCCAAGGCCGACGTGCTCGACATCGAGGCCGTCGCGGGCGTCGCGCACGAGGCCGGCGTGCCGCTCGTCGTGGACAACACCGTCGCGACGCCGTACCTCGTCAACCCGCTGCAGTGGGGCGCCGACGTCGTCGTGCACTCGGCGACGAAGTACCTGGGCGGGCACGGCACCGCGATCGGCGGCGTGATCGTCGACGGCGGCACGTTCGACTACGCGCAGCACCCCGACCGGTTCCCGAACTTCAACCAGCCGGACCCGTCGTACCACGGGCTCGTGTTCGCCCGGGACCTCGGCGTCGGCGGCGCGTTCGGCGCGAACCTGTCCTACGTCCTCAAGGCCCGCGTGCAGCTCCTGCGCGACCTGGGCCCCGCCCTCAGCCCGTTCAACGCGTTCCTCATCGCCCAGGGCATCGAGACGCTGTCGCTGCGCATGGAGCGGCACGTCGCGAACGCCCAGAAGGTCGCGCAGTGGCTGGAGGCCCGCGAGGACGTCGTGCGCGTGCACTACGCGGGCCTCGAGTCGAGCCCGTGGCACGCGAACCAGCTCAAGTACGCCCCCCGGGGCGCCGGCGCGGTCCTCGCGTTCGAGCTCGAGGGCGGCTCCGCGGCCGGCCAGGCGTTCGTCTCGGCGCTCGAGCTGCACTCCAACGTCGCAAACATCGGTGACGTCCGCTCGCTCGTCATCCACCCGGCGTCGACGACGCACAGCCAGCTGACGCCGGCCGAGCAGGAGCTGTCCGGCGTCACGCCGGGCCTCGTCCGCCTGGCCGTCGGCATCGAGCACGTCGACGACATCCTGGCCGACCTGGACGCCGGCTTCCGCGCCGCCAAGAGCGCCTGA
- the metX gene encoding homoserine O-acetyltransferase MetX, whose protein sequence is MTTPRPRPGTPAAHDASPGPVATGGAMPGGSDVAGLPGVGRRTRRGATLGTRRPAPDVPVPASAAWRDGDPVGRRQFADLGPFALESGGRLPAVRLAYETWGELDEDGGNAVLVLHALTGDSHVTGPAGEGHPTPGWWQSMVGAGAPIDTDRWFVVAPNVLGGCQGSTGPASTAPDGRPWGSRFPLLTVRDQVAAEVRLADLLGIDQWALVIGASMGGQRVLEWAASAPDRVEAFAAIATCAQTGGDQIAGFHTQLSAIAADPRYRDGDYYGAADGDGPHVGLGIARQIAHQTYRSAAELDERFGRIPQGAEDPLEGGRFAVQSYLDHHGDKLARRFDANTYVTLTRSMITHDLGRDRGGVEAALAQVTARGLVVAVDSDRLFLPAQSERVAAGVPGAGPVRYVRSAYGHDGFLIEEDQVGALVTDFLREGASHH, encoded by the coding sequence ATGACGACGCCCCGCCCCCGCCCCGGCACGCCCGCCGCGCACGACGCGTCCCCCGGACCCGTCGCGACCGGTGGCGCGATGCCGGGCGGGTCGGACGTCGCCGGCCTGCCCGGGGTCGGGCGGCGCACCCGCCGCGGCGCCACCCTCGGCACCCGCCGGCCCGCCCCGGACGTCCCCGTGCCCGCGAGCGCGGCGTGGCGCGACGGCGACCCCGTGGGCCGCCGGCAGTTCGCCGACCTCGGGCCGTTCGCGCTCGAGTCGGGCGGCCGGCTGCCCGCCGTGCGGCTCGCGTACGAGACGTGGGGCGAGCTCGACGAGGACGGCGGCAACGCCGTGCTCGTGCTGCACGCGCTCACGGGCGACTCGCACGTCACGGGCCCCGCCGGGGAGGGGCACCCGACGCCCGGCTGGTGGCAGTCGATGGTCGGCGCGGGCGCACCGATCGACACCGACCGCTGGTTCGTCGTCGCCCCCAACGTGCTCGGCGGCTGCCAGGGGTCCACGGGCCCGGCGTCGACCGCGCCCGACGGCCGCCCGTGGGGCAGCCGGTTCCCGCTGCTGACCGTGCGCGACCAGGTGGCCGCCGAGGTCCGCCTGGCCGACCTGCTCGGCATCGACCAGTGGGCGCTCGTCATCGGCGCGTCCATGGGTGGGCAGCGCGTGCTCGAGTGGGCCGCCTCCGCGCCCGACCGCGTCGAGGCGTTCGCCGCGATCGCCACGTGCGCGCAGACCGGCGGCGACCAGATCGCCGGCTTCCACACCCAGCTCAGCGCGATCGCCGCCGACCCGCGGTACCGCGACGGCGACTACTACGGCGCGGCCGACGGCGACGGGCCGCACGTCGGCCTCGGCATCGCCCGGCAGATCGCGCACCAGACGTACCGGTCCGCCGCCGAGCTCGACGAGCGGTTCGGGCGCATCCCGCAGGGCGCGGAGGACCCGCTCGAGGGCGGGCGGTTCGCCGTGCAGTCCTACCTCGACCACCACGGGGACAAGCTCGCCCGACGGTTCGACGCGAACACGTACGTCACGCTGACGCGGTCGATGATCACGCACGACCTCGGGCGCGACCGCGGCGGTGTCGAGGCCGCGCTCGCCCAGGTCACGGCGCGCGGGCTCGTCGTCGCCGTCGACTCCGACCGCCTCTTCCTGCCCGCGCAGTCCGAGCGCGTCGCCGCCGGGGTGCCCGGTGCGGGACCGGTCCGGTACGTGCGCTCGGCGTACGGCCACGACGGCTTCCTCATCGAGGAGGACCAGGTGGGCGCGCTCGTCACGGACTTCCTGCGCGAGGGCGCGTCCCACCACTGA
- a CDS encoding maleylpyruvate isomerase N-terminal domain-containing protein, with translation MDTDADLTTASTALRTQWDALRTWAHDVGDPALAAAPSVLDGWTVAALWAHVGRAMEALTACTPAPAGVVPLTLGEYLATYAAGAADTAEAARRLAAEHVSDPVGAVERSATAALAHLGTLGPGDPVVQARRGPVRLSTMTLTRVVELVVHADDLLRSGRRARGTSAGVPDPVDPRALAVVADALLTVVQARGGWDLEVADARTWVRIAAGRIPYDVDVLADALHARYTSDAVPDLGRLLPLL, from the coding sequence ATGGACACGGACGCCGACCTCACGACCGCGAGCACCGCCCTGCGCACCCAGTGGGACGCACTGCGCACGTGGGCGCACGACGTCGGCGACCCGGCGCTCGCCGCCGCGCCGTCGGTGCTGGACGGCTGGACCGTCGCCGCGCTGTGGGCGCACGTCGGCCGCGCGATGGAGGCGCTCACCGCGTGCACGCCGGCACCGGCGGGCGTCGTCCCCCTCACGCTCGGCGAGTACCTCGCGACGTACGCGGCGGGCGCAGCGGACACCGCGGAGGCGGCGCGGCGGCTCGCCGCGGAGCACGTGTCCGACCCCGTCGGCGCGGTCGAGCGCAGCGCCACGGCGGCGCTCGCGCACCTGGGGACCCTCGGCCCCGGCGACCCCGTGGTGCAGGCACGGCGCGGCCCGGTGCGCCTGTCCACGATGACCCTCACGCGGGTCGTGGAGCTGGTGGTGCACGCCGACGACCTGCTGCGGTCCGGGCGCCGGGCGCGGGGCACGTCCGCCGGCGTCCCGGACCCCGTCGACCCCCGCGCGCTCGCCGTCGTCGCGGACGCCCTGCTCACGGTGGTCCAGGCCCGCGGCGGCTGGGACCTCGAGGTGGCCGACGCCCGCACGTGGGTGCGGATCGCGGCGGGCCGCATCCCCTACGACGTCGACGTCCTCGCCGACGCGCTGCACGCGCGGTACACGTCCGACGCCGTGCCGGACCTGGGGCGGCTGCTCCCGCTGCTGTGA
- a CDS encoding zinc-binding dehydrogenase, producing the protein MLSARVTAFSPDDPLSGLTVGDAPAPGVLVDPPAGWTTVDVRAASLNHHDLWSLRGVGLRAEQLPMVLGTDAAGVTADGREVVVHAVVGGPDGRGVDPDEPRTLLSERYPGTLAERVAVPAWNVLPKPPELSWVEAACVPTAYLTAYRMLFRSGGAQPGQRVLVQGAGGGLAVAAVQLGAAAGLEMVVTGRDAGRRERALSLGAAAAVEPGARVGRVDVVLDSVGRATWEHSVRSVRPGGRIVVAGLTSGDPATASLTRVFFQEISVVGATMGTRDELGQVLAFLARTGVRPLVDSTYPLARAADALGRMWSGRQFGKIVLEV; encoded by the coding sequence ATGCTGAGCGCCCGCGTCACCGCGTTCTCCCCCGACGACCCGCTGTCCGGCCTCACGGTGGGCGACGCGCCGGCACCCGGCGTCCTGGTCGACCCGCCGGCGGGCTGGACGACCGTCGACGTGCGCGCGGCCTCCCTCAACCACCACGACCTGTGGTCGCTGCGGGGCGTCGGCCTGCGGGCGGAGCAGCTGCCCATGGTGCTCGGCACCGACGCGGCCGGCGTCACCGCGGACGGGCGCGAGGTCGTCGTGCACGCGGTGGTGGGCGGCCCCGACGGGCGCGGCGTCGACCCCGACGAGCCGCGCACGCTGCTGTCCGAGCGGTACCCCGGCACGCTCGCCGAGCGCGTGGCGGTGCCGGCGTGGAACGTGCTGCCCAAGCCGCCCGAGCTCTCGTGGGTCGAGGCGGCGTGCGTGCCGACGGCCTACCTGACGGCCTACCGGATGCTGTTCCGCTCGGGCGGTGCGCAGCCCGGGCAGCGGGTGCTCGTGCAGGGCGCGGGCGGCGGGCTCGCGGTCGCGGCCGTGCAGCTCGGTGCCGCGGCGGGCCTCGAGATGGTCGTGACCGGGCGCGACGCCGGCAGGCGCGAGCGCGCGCTGTCGCTCGGGGCGGCCGCCGCCGTCGAGCCCGGCGCCCGGGTCGGACGCGTCGACGTCGTCCTCGACAGCGTCGGGCGCGCGACGTGGGAGCACTCGGTGCGCTCGGTGCGCCCCGGCGGGCGGATCGTCGTCGCCGGCCTGACCTCCGGCGACCCCGCCACCGCCTCGCTGACGCGCGTGTTCTTCCAGGAGATCAGCGTCGTCGGCGCGACGATGGGCACGCGCGACGAGCTCGGGCAGGTGCTGGCCTTCCTGGCGCGCACGGGTGTGCGGCCGCTCGTGGACTCCACGTACCCGCTGGCACGCGCCGCGGACGCGCTCGGCCGGATGTGGAGCGGGCGGCAGTTCGGCAAGATCGTCCTGGAGGTCTGA